The sequence GGCGGTCGCGCCCGGCCCGCTGATCCGGTGCTTGGCGAAGGCGGTGGCGTCGATCAGGCCGACGCCGCTGCGGATCGCCTCGGCCTCCTCCTTCGCGTATTGCCACCAGCCGCCGCGGCGGAAGGAGCGTGCGGCGTGGTCGTCGAAGCCCTCGGGCGCGTAGTAATTCGGCCGCTCCCAGCCGTTCACCTGCCCGAACTGGGCGCCCGCCGCCTTCTGCCGGTCATAGGCGGGGGAGGTGCGCAGGGGCCGGGCTGCGGGCCGCTCCTCGTCGGGGTGATGGAGGATGTAGACGTGCTCGTAGGCCTCCTCGTTCTTGCGGGCGGCATACTCCGTCGTCATCCAGTCGCCGTAGCGCTTGGGGTCGAGGGAGGCCATGTCGATCTCCGCCTCGCCCTCGACCATCATCTGGGCGAGGTAGTGGCCCGCCCCGCCCGCAGCCGTGATGCCGAAGGAGAAGCCCTCCGCCAGCCACATGTTCTGCATGCCGGGCGCTGGGCCGATCAGCGGGTTGCCGTCGGGGGTGTAGCAGATCGGGCCGTTGAAATCGTCCTTGAGCCCCGCGGTCTCGGAGCTCGGAATGCGGTGGATCATCGACATGTACTCCTCCTCGATCCGGTCGAGATCGAGGGGGAAGAGGTCGGCGCGGAAGCTGTCGGGCACGCCGTACTCGAAGCGCGCCGGCGCATTGCGCTCATAGGGGCCGAGGATCCAGCCGCCGCGCTCCTCCCGCACGTACCACTTGGCGTCGGCGTCGCGGAGCACCGGATGCTCGCCATTCGTCTTGCGCCATTCCTGCAGGGCCGGGTCGGGCTCGGTGACGATGTACTGGTGCTCGACGGGAATGGCAGGGATCTTGATGCCGAGGAGCTTCGCCGTGCGCTGCGCGTGGTTGCCGGTGGCGGTCACGACATGCTCGCAGGTGATGTCCCAGGTCTCCTCGCCGGGGACGAGGTTGCCGCCCTTCTCCACCATGCGGCGGCAGTGGACGCGCCAGCCGTCGGGGGTCTGCGTGTAGCCGTCGACCTGCACCTTGCGCTGGATCTCGACGCCTCGCTGGCGCGCACCCTTGGCCATCGCCTGTGTGACGTCGGCAGGGTTAATGTAGCCGTCCGTGGGGTGGTAGATCGCGCCGACGAGGTCGTCGGTGCGCACCAGCGGGTAGCGGTCCTTGATGTCCTGCGGGGTCAGCCATTCGAAGGGGACGCCGACGCTTTCCGCCGTGCTGGCGTAGAGCATGTATTCGTCGAGGCGCTCCTTCGACTGCGCCATGCGCAGGTTGCCCACGACGGAGAACCCGGCGTTCAGGCCCGTCTCCTCCTCCAGCGTCTTGTAGAACTTGATGGAGTAGTCGTGGATCCAAGTCGTGGCGTAACTCATGTTGAAATAGGGGAGCAGGCCTGCCGCGTGCCAGGTGGAGCCGGAGGTGAGTTCGTCGCGTTCGAGGAGCAGCGTGTCGGCCCACCCGGCCTTTGCCAGGTGATAGGCGATGGAGGCCCCCACCGCGCCGCCGCCGACGACCACTGCCCGTGCGCTCGTTCTCATGTCCCGATCTCCTTGGCGTTTCGGATCGTTCTAGCGGGTCATGCGACGGGCGCGGTTCGGGCGGGCGACGGTTGGGGGGTGGAATGCGACCTGTGGTGCGGGGGATGTGGGGCGGTTGGTCCGTGGTGACCGTCCCGGCCGCAGCGCCGGGACCTTTCCGAGCCGATGCGCCCCGTCACAAAAGGCCCCGGATCAGGTCCGGGGCTGTATCAAGCAGAACCACTCTTCCGCCCGGCTGACAGGCCGGGCCGCGCCCGACCTCCCCCCGGAGGGCGCGTTGGCGATGTCATTCGCAGTATGAGCGCCGTTGATGCTTGAGGGCGCGGACGCTGAACAATTGTCACTCATGCGCCCTCCAGGTCGGGCGCGGCCCTCCACTCTTTGGTTCAGGCGGCCTGCTTTTCGGGCTGCACGATCTCCACGCCCTCCGCCCGCGTGACCCAGAGCGTCACGATGAGCGCCAGCACCGCGCCGCTGATCGCCGCGGCAAGCAGGGCCCACCAGACGCCCGCCGCCCCGAGGTCCAGCGGCCCGGTGAAGAGCCAGGCGAAGAGGGCGAGGCC is a genomic window of Pontivivens ytuae containing:
- a CDS encoding GcvT family protein — its product is MRTSARAVVVGGGAVGASIAYHLAKAGWADTLLLERDELTSGSTWHAAGLLPYFNMSYATTWIHDYSIKFYKTLEEETGLNAGFSVVGNLRMAQSKERLDEYMLYASTAESVGVPFEWLTPQDIKDRYPLVRTDDLVGAIYHPTDGYINPADVTQAMAKGARQRGVEIQRKVQVDGYTQTPDGWRVHCRRMVEKGGNLVPGEETWDITCEHVVTATGNHAQRTAKLLGIKIPAIPVEHQYIVTEPDPALQEWRKTNGEHPVLRDADAKWYVREERGGWILGPYERNAPARFEYGVPDSFRADLFPLDLDRIEEEYMSMIHRIPSSETAGLKDDFNGPICYTPDGNPLIGPAPGMQNMWLAEGFSFGITAAGGAGHYLAQMMVEGEAEIDMASLDPKRYGDWMTTEYAARKNEEAYEHVYILHHPDEERPAARPLRTSPAYDRQKAAGAQFGQVNGWERPNYYAPEGFDDHAARSFRRGGWWQYAKEEAEAIRSGVGLIDATAFAKHRISGPGATAFLDWFTTNRLPKPGRINLTYALTSAGTVRTEYTIVRLAENDYYLVSAGAWHAYDEDVLYKAIWEKEEEFGRINEQDVTTQWGVFALAGPKSRDVLKALIRDAEPDTALSNKRFPWLSMRNIELGMVPTMAIRVAYTGELGWELHHPIEMQTHLWDKLIEAGAPHGLKLVGARAQNWLRQEKSYRAFGTELGRDATPLEAGLDRFVDLDKDFHGKDMLQKTGIRWKCVTLLIDGPADADPWGREAILHNGEKIGRLTSGGYSTAFGKSIGMGYVRPDLAEPGTKLTVRMFRELWDAEVAEDSPYDPKNETIRRDG